In Gadus macrocephalus chromosome 11, ASM3116895v1, a single genomic region encodes these proteins:
- the dock5 gene encoding LOW QUALITY PROTEIN: dedicator of cytokinesis protein 5 (The sequence of the model RefSeq protein was modified relative to this genomic sequence to represent the inferred CDS: inserted 1 base in 1 codon; deleted 3 bases in 2 codons), translating into MTRWIPXEKEKYGVAIYNYDGRGKQELCLQVGDTVHILETFEGWYRGYTLRNKSQRGIFPSSFIHLKEARVEGIDQQEIIIPTDLPLVLELGATLREWAQIWHKLYVNGNVSLFRTVQQMAYSLIEYRSQIVSGTLPKDDLVELKKKVTAKIDYGNRILGLDLVVRDEAGNTLDPDFTSTVSLFRAHEVASRSIDDRIQEEKTRQNLEMRRQTLFSTVHTYSLLMNLKNFVCNIGEEAELLMSLYDPDQSEFISENFLVRWDSMGMPKEIEKLNNLPALFTDLSSSDLIRQRLFLVCQIIRVGSMELKEGKKHTGGLRRPFGVAVMDITDVAHGKTDDEDKQHFIPFQPIAMETYIRQRQLIMSPLSASRVSGENEPLTAVFNKVIATREVNHKGQGLFVTLKLLPGDLAQVRKDYPHFVDRATAIVGKMGFPEIILPGNVRNDIYVTLLHGEFDRGKKKTPKNVEVIVSVQDNDGNPMEKAIFPGAGYEGITEYKSVIYYQVKQPCWNETIKVTIPIEDVCRSHLRVLFRHRSSQDSRDKSEKPFGMSLVRLMKGDGTTLRDGRHDLIVYKIDAKKTEDAKTLLSLPSTWAEVPEKERQTGKSFQGVPVTKDSFLISTLTCSTKLTQNVDLLGLLNWRSHPEKLEQNLQRLMEVEGGEIVKFLQDTLDALFSIMMDTSEKETYDMPVFNALVFIISLIGDIKFQHFNPVLETYINQHFSATLAYMKLTKVLNYYVGHAELPALAEKLYSALKSLKYLFRFIVQSRVLYLRFYGNSEDGDAFFNSIRTLFLSFNTLMDRRLDEAVKIKGAILKYLPSVINDIQTVFDPVELSVLLTKFIGSIPDAQLVRQKLGCMCKMVESDLFRQPECRDALLPLVTDQLSGQLDDHSSRPDHEACVQLLSTTLDSLDRKDVGPTRANVQLIMERLLRRVNRTVINMDKASPLIGHYLACMTAVLKQMDDAHYSHYISTFKTRQDIMDFLMETFIMFKDLMGNVFPADWMVMNLLAVTLPRPPPLVPPSPPLPGSIQLRQTHEAINFYKEKQREDIYIRYLYKLRDLHLDSENYTEAAYTLLLHAELLEWSDKPCAPHLIPRDGQHIWTQQELKERLFQEIICYLDKGKMWEKAIELGKQLAKMHESQMFDFMELSQLLKQQAQFFENIMHAMRPQPEYFAVGYYGQGFPSFLRNKTFIYRGKEYEWLEDFSVKVLSGFPNGVRMTSTAPPGDAILNSPGQHLQCFTVKPVLTVPQQFRDKGVPEQILNYYRTNEVDQFQYSRPFRKGEKDPDNEFATMWIERTTYITAYPFPGILKWFEVKSASVEQISPLANAVETMEMANEKLSNLVQQQACDRSQAVHPLSMMLNGIVDPAVMGGFSNYEKAFFTPTYIQEHPEDLERIEVLKQLIALQIPLLDQGIRIHGEKSTETLKPLHNRLVTCFADLREKVEKHYGVITLPCSLTEGKKSRVGSVVMPYIMSSQLRRMSTISIASNASSNGSVTPPRLSSQDSLSSRPADRRSSVLPHSALEDNRIGRRNRKEWSVSKSQVLLERPSDTDEAPPERQQRPKSLQLGDRRLTLSLFQGPASQLIPSSPLGAGPASPGTPRSSSYSSLLSDGVDGGGAAPPDPSGAPPPMPPKKHPHEIDSQHLHHFASESPPLPVKIESKPPPPPPKARKSLLPSSYEHGTP; encoded by the exons ATGACCCGTTGGATAC ACGAAAAAGAGAAATATGGTGTCG cgaTCTACAACTACGATGGGCGAGGTAAACAAGAGCTGTGTCTGCAGGTGGGCGACACAGTGCACATCCTTGAGACGTTTGAAG GCTGGTACCGAGGCTACACGCTGCGGAACAAGTCTCAGAGG ggtaTCTTCCCCTCGTCCTTCATCCACCTGAAGGAGGCCCGAGTCGAGGGGATcga CCAGCAGGAAATAATTATCCCAACAGATTTACCACTGGTGCTGGAGCTGGGGGCAACCCTGAGAGAATGGGCACAGATATGGCACAAGCTCTATGTG AACGGCAACGTCAGTCTGTTCAGGACCGTGCAGCAGATGGCCTACAGCCTCATCGAGTATCGATCGCAGATAGTGTCAGGGACGCTGCCCAAGGATGACCTTGTGGAGCTGAAGAAGAAAGTCACCGCCAAGATTGACTATGGAAACCG GATCCTGGGCCTGGACCTGGTGGTGCGCGACGAGGCGGGCAACACGCTGGACCCCGACTTCACCAGCACCGTCAGCCTGTTCCGTGCCCACGAGGTGGCCTCGCGCAGCATCGACGACCGGATACAGGAGGAGAAG ACGCGGCAGAACCTGGAAATGCGGCGGCAGACTCTGTTCAGCACGGTGCACACCTACAGCCTCCTCATGAACCTCAAGAACTTTGTCTGCAACATCGGCGAGGAGGCGGAGCTTCTGATGTCCCTGTACGACCCCGACCAATCAGAGTTCATCAG CGAGAACTTCCTGGTGCGCTGGGACAGTATGGGCATGCCCAAAGAAATCGAAAAACTCAACAACCTTCCAGCGCTGTTCACG GACCTGAGCAGCAGCGACCTCATCAGACAGCGGCTGTTCCTGGTGTGTCAGATCATCCGAGTGGGCAGCATGGAACTGAAGGAAGGCAAGAAGCACACGGGAGGCCTGCGGCGGCCGTTCGGGGTGGCCG TGATGGACATAACAGATGTGGCCCACGGGAAAACAGATGATGAGGACAAGCAGCACTTCATCCCCTTCCAGCC GATCGCCATGGAAACGTACATCCGCCAGCGCCAGCTCATCATGTCCCCCCTGAGCGCGTCCCGGGTCAGCGGGGAGAACGAGCCCCTGACCGCCGTGTTCAACAAGGTCATCGCCACGCGGGAGGTCAACCACAAGGgccagg ggCTGTTTGTGACCCTGAAGCTGCTCCCGGGGGACCTGGCCCAGGTGCGTAAAGACTACCCCCACTTCGTGGACCGTGCCACCGCTATCGTGGGAAAGATGGGCTTCCCGGAGATCATCCTCCCAg GAAACGTGAGGAACGACATCTACGTCACGCTGCTGCACGGCGAGTTCGACCGCGGCAAGAAGAAGACGCCGAAGAACGTGGAGGTCATCGTGAGCGTGCAGGACAACGACGGGAACCCCATggag AAGGCCATATTCCCGGGGGCCGGTTATGAAGGCATCACAGAGTACAAGTCTGTCATTTACTACCAGGTTAAGCAGCCATGCTGGAACGAAACTATCAAG GTGACTATCCCCATCGAGGACGTGTGTCGCTCCCACCTCAGAGTGTTGTTCCGGCACCGCTCGTCCCAGGACT CCAGGGACAAATCGGAGAAGCCGTTTGGGATGTCCCTTGTCCGGCTCATGAAGGGGGACGGCACCACGCTCCGGGACGGGCGCCACGACCTCATCGTCTACAAG ATCGACGCGAAGAAGACGGAGGACGCCAAGACGCTCCTCTCTCTGCCCAGCACCTGGGCCGAGGTGCCGGAGAAGGAGAGGCAGACGGGGAAGTCCTTCCAAGGGGTGCCCGTCACCAAGGACAGCTTCCTGATCTCCACCCTGACCTGCTCCACCAAGCTCACCCAGAACG TGGATTTACTGGGCCTGCTGAACTGGAGGTCCCACCCCGAGAAGCTGGAGCAGAACTTGCAGCGGCTTATGGAGGTCGAGGGGGGGGAGATCGTCAAG TTTCTCCAGGACACCCTGGACGCTCTGTTCAGCATCATGATGGACACCTCGGAGAAGGAGACGTACGACATGCCGGTGTTCAACGCTCTG GTCTTCATCATCTCTCTGATTGGAGACATCAAGTTCCAGCACTTCAACCCGGTGCTGGAGACGTACATCAACCAGCACTTCAGCGCCACTCTGGCCTACAT GAAGCTGACCAAGGTGTTGAATTACTACGTCGGCCACGCAGAGTTGCCGGCGCTCGCCGAGAAGCTCTACTCCGCCCTCAAGTCGCTGAAATACCTGTTCAGGTTCATCGTGCAGTCCCGGGTCCTCTACCTCAG GTTCTACGGCAACAGCGAGGACGGCGACGCCTTCTTCAACTCCATCCGCacgctcttcctctccttcaacACGCTGATGGACAGACGGCTGGACGAGGCCGTGAAGATAAAG GGGGCGATACTGAAGTACCTCCCCAGCGTCATCAACGACATCCAGACAGTCTTCGATCCCGTGGAGCTCAG CGTTCTGCTCACCAAGTTTATTGGGAGCATCCCCGACGCGCAGCTGGTGCGGCAGAAGTTGGGCTGCATGTGCAAGATGGTGGAGAGTGACCTTTTCAGGCAGCCAG AGTGCCGCGATGCTCTCCTACCGCTGGTCACGGACCAGCTGAGTGGACAGCTGGACGACCACTCCAGCCGGCCCGACCACGAGGCCTGTGTGCAGCTGCTCAGTACCACGCTGGACAGCCTGGACCGCAAGGATGTG GGACCCACCAGGGCCAACGTCCAGCTCATCATGGAGCGGCTGCTACGGCGGGTGAACCGCACGGTCATCAACATGGACAAGGCCTCGCCGCTCATC GGCCACTACCTAGCCTGCATGACGGCTGTCCTTAAGCAGATGGATGACGCGCATTACAGCCACTACATCAGCACCTTCAAGACCAGGCAGGACATCATG GACTTCCTGATGGAGACGTTCATCATGTTCAAAGACCTGATGGGCAACGTGTTCCCGGCCGACTGGATGGTGATGAACCTGCT AGCCGTCACTCtgccccgccctccacctctagtccccccgtcccccccgctgCCAGGCTCCATACAGCTCAGGCAGACACATGAGGCCATT AACTTCTACAAGGAGAAGCAGAGGGAGGACATCTACATCCG GTACTTGTACAAGCTGCGGGACCTGCACCTGGACTCTGAGAACTACACGGAGGCGGCCTACACCCTGCTGCTGCACGCTGAGCTGCTGGAG TGGTCCGACAAGCCCTGCGCT CCCCACCTGATACCCCGGGACGGGCAGCACATATGGACCCAgcaggagctgaaggagaggcTGTTCCAGGAGATCATCTGCTACCTGGACAAGGGCAAG ATGTGGGAGAAGGCCATCGAGCTTGGGAAACAGCTGGCCAAGATGCACGAGAGCCAGATGTTTGACTTCATGGAGCTCAGCCAGCTACTA AAGCAGCAGGCCCAGTTCTTTGAGAACATCATGCATGCCATGCGGCCCCAGCCAGAGTACTTTGCCGTGGGGTACTACGGCCAGggcttcccctccttcctccgg AACAAGACCTTCATCTACCGGGGGAAGGAGTACGAGTGGCTGGAGGACTTCAGCGTGAAGGTTCTCTCCGGGTTCCCCAACGGTGTCCGCATGACGAGCACGGCTCCCCCCGGGGACGCCATCCTCAACTCCCCCGGCCAGC acctccagTGCTTCACGGTGAAGCCCGTTCTCACCGTGCCTCAGCAGTTCAGAGACAAG GGGGTTCCAGAGCAGATATTAAA CTATTACAGGACCAATGAAGTGGACCAGTTCCAGTATTCCCGGCCGTTCCGGAAAGGAGAAAAGGACCCGGACAACGAGTTTGCG ACCATGTGGATCGAGAGGACCACCTACATCACCGCGTATCCCTTCCCCGGAATACTCAAATGGTTTGAGGTGAAGTCGGCCTCGGTG GAGCAGATCAGCCCCCTGGCCAACGCGGTGGAGACCATGGAGATGGCCAACGAGAAGCTGAGCAACCTGGTGCAGCAGCAGGCGTGCGACCGCTCGCAGGCCGTCCACCCGCTGTCCATGATGCTCAACGGCATCGTGGACCCCGCCGTCATGGGCGGCTTCTCCAACTacgagaag GCGTTCTTCACCCCCACGTACATCCAGGAACACCCAGAGGACCTAGAGCGCATCGAGGTCTTGAAGCAGCTCATCGCCCTGCAG ATCCCGCTGTTGGACCAAGGCATCCGCATCCACGGCGAGAAGTCGACGGAGACGCTGAAACCGCTGCACAACCGCCTGGTCACGTGCTTCGCCGACCTGCGGGAGAAAGTGGAGAAGCACTACGGCGTCATCACCCTG ccctgctcGCTGACCGAGGGGAAGAAGAGCCGTGTGGGCTCGGTGGTGATGCCCTACATCATGTCCTCCCAGCTGCGGCGAATGTCCACCATTTCCATCGCCTCCAACGCCTCCTCCAACGGCTCGGTCACGCCGCCCCGCCTCTCGTCCCAGGA ctccTTGTCGTCCCGTCCCGCTGACCGGCGGTCGTCTGTCCTGCCCCACTCTGCTTTGGAGGACAACCGGATTGGTCGCAGGAACAGGAAGGAGTGGAGCGTGAGCAAGTCCCAGGTGCTGCTGGAGCGGCCGTCCGACACAGACGAG GCCCCCCCCGAGAGGCAGCAGCGGCCCAAGAGCCTCCAGCTGGGTGACCGCCGGCTCACGCTCTCCCTGTTCCAGGGGCCCGCCTCCCAGCTGATCCCGTCCAGCCCCCTGGGCGCCGGGCCCGCCTCCCCCGGCACGCCGCGCAGCTCCA